The proteins below are encoded in one region of Chryseobacterium wanjuense:
- a CDS encoding YoaK family protein, with protein MLRNYSNSRTLGDNIRLGTLTAFTAGTINIASLLIFLSFTSNVTGHYAILAAEISKGNWSQVAVVGLWIFLFFFGSFVSNFIVINFNKKSKYFAHAMPLVLEIICLLFVGVYGQFYYQKTLEETEYLVALMLFATGLQNGLTASISNFSVKTTHLTGTTTDLGILFSMFTQKKFRKNGELVGRAKLLMSIMVAYVLGAVFSGLTYYILEFRVFYVISLCLLMVIGYDAYKINIRHFNTQYRYNKIYKKPNFLAFLYDKIHGIPEIKEKREKKRKLVFDD; from the coding sequence ATGTTAAGGAATTATAGTAACAGCAGGACGTTGGGAGACAACATCAGATTGGGAACGCTGACTGCCTTTACGGCAGGTACTATAAACATAGCCTCTCTATTGATATTTCTCTCTTTTACATCGAATGTCACAGGACATTACGCGATTTTGGCGGCGGAGATCAGCAAAGGAAACTGGTCGCAGGTTGCCGTGGTCGGATTATGGATTTTCCTGTTTTTCTTTGGAAGTTTTGTATCGAATTTTATTGTTATTAATTTCAATAAAAAAAGTAAATATTTCGCTCATGCAATGCCTTTGGTGCTGGAAATTATTTGTTTACTGTTTGTAGGAGTTTACGGACAGTTTTATTATCAGAAAACATTAGAGGAAACGGAATATCTGGTTGCATTAATGTTATTTGCGACCGGATTGCAGAATGGTTTGACGGCAAGTATCTCAAACTTTTCAGTAAAAACCACCCATCTTACGGGTACCACTACCGACCTTGGAATTTTGTTCTCGATGTTTACTCAGAAAAAATTCAGGAAGAATGGAGAACTGGTAGGAAGAGCCAAATTACTGATGAGCATTATGGTTGCCTATGTTTTGGGAGCGGTTTTCTCAGGACTTACCTATTATATTCTTGAGTTCAGGGTTTTCTATGTCATCAGTCTTTGTCTATTGATGGTGATCGGGTATGATGCGTATAAAATTAATATAAGACATTTCAACACGCAGTACAGGTATAATAAAATTTATAAAAAGCCTAATTTCCTGGCTTTCTTATACGATAAAATCCACGGAATTCCTGAAATTAAAGAAAAAAGAGAGAAAAAGAGAAAGCTTGTATTCGATGATTAG
- a CDS encoding tail fiber domain-containing protein has protein sequence MRKFILPLLLATAYCSNFQAQTSNVGIDTPNPGSKLTVNGSFAAAYRAVTGNYTMTVNDYYLVSNSAANSTVTLPAAQVGSGNFKGRLYEIKNTHTTSTLTVAANGTELIDDVGATGLASISIAPGDGVLLVNNGNTAGTTWEVVSFHSATPTKSYDWLKAGNQFPINPADNSTTIYHLGGNVGIGTDTPTAKVDVETGNIELTQGNSLRWGPDDTGERIYSALNLGGSGNNLYLESREYMYFIADRNNTSDGNTVGFVWASDTSWADGTPKELMRLTDIGNVGIGTDNPTEKLHVNTSVINEGIALSQTSLTNTVMLNSNGGGGYLGFINNSTSTDAGLTAYIQQREPNATGGAGNDLVYVASGGTHHFLQAVGINTPTPAAGFWLDVAGNIQCNNIQLTAYAGASNREIGVNTAGSIIIYPSDQRLKKDVTDVNDGLSKVMKLRPVYYNWIDQKEYGKQREVGFIAQELNKIIPEVASTFNKDGEEYNSVNYSRIVAVLTKAIQEQQTLIEAQNKRIAELEAKEKTAKSLEERVKKMEELIGTQLHK, from the coding sequence ATGAGAAAATTTATTCTTCCACTTCTTCTGGCTACTGCATATTGCAGTAACTTTCAGGCACAAACGTCTAATGTGGGCATCGACACACCCAATCCAGGTTCGAAACTTACCGTGAATGGCTCATTTGCAGCCGCTTACAGAGCAGTAACAGGTAATTATACCATGACTGTAAACGATTATTACCTCGTTTCCAATAGCGCCGCAAACAGCACCGTTACTCTCCCGGCTGCGCAAGTAGGTTCCGGTAATTTTAAAGGTCGCCTATACGAAATCAAGAATACACACACAACCAGTACTCTTACGGTAGCAGCCAACGGCACGGAACTCATCGATGATGTCGGAGCAACAGGCCTGGCTTCTATCAGCATCGCTCCCGGTGATGGCGTTCTTCTAGTGAATAACGGCAATACTGCAGGGACAACCTGGGAAGTAGTCAGCTTTCACAGCGCTACCCCAACGAAAAGTTATGACTGGCTGAAAGCCGGAAATCAATTTCCTATTAATCCAGCAGATAACAGTACCACAATCTATCACTTAGGTGGTAATGTAGGTATTGGTACAGACACGCCAACCGCCAAAGTAGATGTTGAGACAGGTAATATCGAGCTTACTCAAGGAAATTCCTTACGATGGGGGCCTGATGATACGGGAGAACGTATTTATTCTGCTTTAAACTTAGGTGGAAGTGGTAACAATTTGTATTTAGAGTCACGAGAGTATATGTATTTTATTGCAGACCGCAATAATACCTCAGATGGCAACACTGTAGGTTTTGTCTGGGCTAGTGATACCAGCTGGGCAGATGGTACACCAAAGGAACTTATGCGACTTACTGATATTGGTAATGTTGGTATTGGCACCGATAATCCAACGGAAAAACTTCATGTAAATACTTCTGTTATTAATGAGGGGATTGCCTTATCTCAGACCTCACTTACCAATACCGTAATGCTTAATTCCAACGGCGGCGGCGGCTATCTTGGTTTTATCAACAATAGCACAAGTACCGATGCCGGACTTACGGCATATATCCAGCAACGGGAACCTAATGCTACAGGTGGAGCAGGCAATGACCTGGTATATGTAGCATCAGGAGGAACCCACCATTTCCTTCAGGCGGTCGGGATCAATACTCCCACTCCTGCTGCCGGTTTCTGGCTGGATGTAGCTGGTAATATTCAATGTAATAATATCCAGTTAACTGCCTATGCGGGAGCAAGCAACAGGGAAATCGGGGTAAATACGGCTGGAAGTATCATTATTTATCCTTCGGATCAGCGTCTTAAAAAAGATGTTACTGATGTGAATGACGGTTTAAGTAAAGTCATGAAACTTCGCCCTGTATATTACAACTGGATCGATCAGAAGGAATATGGTAAGCAAAGAGAAGTTGGTTTTATCGCACAGGAACTGAATAAAATAATTCCTGAGGTGGCAAGTACTTTCAATAAAGACGGAGAAGAATACAATTCTGTGAATTATTCCAGGATAGTGGCAGTCCTTACAAAGGCTATCCAGGAGCAGCAAACTTTAATTGAAGCTCAAAACAAACGCATTGCCGAGCTTGAAGCTAAAGAAAAAACCGCCAAATCATTAGAAGAACGAGTAAAAAAAATGGAAGAACTGATTGGCACACAATTACACAAATAA
- the mutL gene encoding DNA mismatch repair endonuclease MutL: MSDIIQLLPDHVANQIAAGEVVQRPASIVKELLENAIDAEATKIELIIRDAGKNLIQVVDDGKGMSETDARMAFERHATSKIRGTEDIFKISTKGFRGEALASIAAVSQVELRTKQKDATIGTNIYIEGGVFQFQDPIQTADGSNFLVKNLFYNVPARRKFLKNNNIEFRHVIDEFQRVALAHENLEFSLFHDDEAVFRLRKGSQMQRIVDIFGRKLQPQLIPIKEDIIWCKLHGFVAKPEGAKKTRGEQFLFVNGRYFKSPYFNKAVQEAFEGLLLPGYIPTFFLYLELDPEKIDVNIHPQKTEVKFEDEHLIFALLRSTIKRALGIYNVAPSLDFERDPQLDEIMQKSFPSKSNSGGSGVIKMPEIIVDKDYNPFLEEREVKQAEIQNLAEMYHQNIAAEPSKINLFEDEDFDEDLMRLPNGYWLFNKGDKTLMLDLGRMHRLWVSENTKPVKKGTTNSHALLFSLEYHMNEIEKNKYKSIKKYLPELGFEMSIAHESVLRIDAVPEGLKETQVMKFLENLFEILEYKTEEEFLQFYQNQWNKMHSKSRFDFIYKKDAEQLIKDFTALGFPEFLPNGKRCFFEVPFNDFKNKF; encoded by the coding sequence ATGTCAGATATTATTCAGCTTTTACCGGATCATGTTGCCAACCAAATTGCGGCGGGAGAAGTGGTGCAGAGACCTGCATCCATTGTGAAAGAACTTTTGGAAAATGCGATCGATGCAGAAGCGACGAAGATCGAGCTGATCATAAGAGATGCGGGAAAAAATCTGATTCAGGTCGTGGATGATGGAAAAGGAATGTCCGAAACCGATGCAAGAATGGCATTCGAAAGACATGCAACTTCCAAGATCAGAGGAACTGAAGATATCTTCAAAATTTCCACCAAAGGGTTTCGCGGTGAAGCATTGGCTTCTATTGCAGCGGTTTCCCAGGTCGAATTAAGGACAAAACAAAAAGACGCTACCATCGGAACGAATATTTACATCGAAGGCGGAGTCTTCCAGTTTCAGGATCCGATTCAGACGGCGGATGGTTCTAATTTCTTAGTTAAAAACCTGTTTTATAACGTTCCGGCGAGAAGGAAATTCCTTAAAAATAATAATATAGAATTCAGACATGTAATCGATGAATTTCAACGTGTTGCATTGGCCCATGAAAATCTGGAGTTTTCCCTGTTTCATGATGATGAAGCGGTTTTCAGATTGAGAAAAGGAAGCCAGATGCAGCGTATTGTGGATATTTTTGGAAGAAAATTACAGCCACAGTTAATTCCGATTAAAGAAGATATTATCTGGTGCAAACTTCACGGATTTGTTGCCAAACCTGAAGGAGCAAAAAAAACGAGAGGTGAACAATTCCTTTTCGTCAACGGAAGATATTTTAAAAGCCCGTACTTTAATAAAGCGGTTCAGGAAGCCTTTGAAGGGTTGCTTTTACCGGGATATATTCCGACTTTTTTCCTTTATCTGGAGTTGGATCCGGAGAAAATCGACGTGAATATTCATCCGCAGAAAACGGAAGTTAAATTTGAAGATGAACATCTGATCTTCGCGTTGCTTCGTTCAACCATTAAAAGAGCGTTGGGAATTTACAATGTTGCGCCAAGCCTTGATTTTGAAAGAGATCCGCAGCTGGACGAGATCATGCAGAAGTCTTTCCCGAGCAAGAGCAACAGCGGAGGAAGCGGAGTCATTAAAATGCCCGAAATTATCGTTGATAAAGATTACAACCCGTTTTTGGAAGAAAGGGAAGTGAAACAGGCAGAAATTCAGAATCTTGCAGAAATGTATCACCAGAATATCGCTGCAGAACCTTCAAAAATTAATCTGTTTGAAGATGAAGATTTTGATGAAGATCTGATGAGGCTGCCAAACGGATATTGGCTGTTCAACAAAGGCGACAAAACGCTGATGCTGGATTTGGGAAGAATGCACAGATTGTGGGTTTCTGAAAATACAAAACCGGTAAAAAAAGGAACAACCAATAGTCACGCGTTGCTTTTCTCCCTGGAATATCACATGAACGAAATTGAGAAAAATAAATATAAATCCATCAAAAAATACCTTCCCGAACTTGGCTTCGAAATGAGTATTGCTCATGAAAGTGTTTTGAGGATTGATGCCGTTCCGGAAGGATTGAAAGAAACGCAGGTGATGAAATTCCTTGAAAATCTTTTTGAAATCCTGGAATACAAAACGGAAGAAGAATTTTTGCAATTCTATCAAAATCAGTGGAATAAGATGCATTCTAAGTCCAGATTTGATTTTATTTATAAAAAAGATGCGGAACAATTAATTAAAGATTTCACAGCATTAGGCTTCCCGGAATTTTTACCGAACGGGAAAAGATGTTTCTTTGAAGTTCCGTTTAATGATTTTAAAAACAAATTTTAA
- a CDS encoding rhomboid family intramembrane serine protease, with product MFNNLPPLTRNIIIINIIVYIITNFFLYALQKPELYYVLSAYYPFSPFFKSWQIITSMFMHAPIAGGPGLMHIFFNMFILYNFSFLENILGGKRFLILYFLSGIGAYILFNVWEFIQVEMFARQLERLGFNIYDYFSGTNKQLKGSAQEIKNQQTLINNIIKIISSPLLGASGAVFGVVSTFATIFPNARMGILFIPFQIKAKHFLIFSVVISIYFGYSGSDSGTAHFAHVGGAVVGFILAKIWKKHLNRFNPQ from the coding sequence ATGTTTAATAATTTGCCGCCACTTACAAGAAATATTATCATTATCAATATTATTGTATATATAATTACAAACTTTTTTTTGTATGCCTTGCAGAAACCCGAATTATATTATGTGTTGTCTGCTTATTATCCTTTCTCTCCTTTCTTTAAATCTTGGCAGATTATTACATCTATGTTTATGCATGCACCAATTGCTGGAGGACCGGGATTGATGCATATATTCTTTAATATGTTTATTTTATATAATTTTTCTTTCTTAGAAAATATTTTGGGAGGAAAAAGATTTTTAATCCTTTATTTTCTGAGTGGGATTGGAGCTTATATTTTATTTAATGTGTGGGAATTTATACAGGTAGAAATGTTTGCAAGGCAACTGGAAAGGCTGGGATTTAATATTTATGATTATTTTTCAGGTACAAACAAGCAACTAAAAGGATCAGCACAAGAAATTAAAAATCAACAAACTTTAATAAATAATATCATTAAAATTATTTCGAGCCCTCTTTTAGGAGCTTCAGGAGCCGTTTTTGGAGTAGTATCAACCTTTGCCACAATTTTCCCAAATGCTAGAATGGGAATTTTATTCATTCCTTTTCAAATAAAGGCTAAACATTTTTTAATTTTCAGTGTTGTTATTTCTATTTACTTTGGGTATAGTGGAAGTGATAGTGGAACAGCTCATTTTGCACATGTAGGAGGTGCTGTAGTTGGATTTATTCTAGCCAAAATATGGAAAAAACATTTAAATAGATTTAATCCACAATAG
- a CDS encoding endonuclease/exonuclease/phosphatase family protein: MKILRLILLIAHIGIFFLLVGMLLNAYVPPKVFPWFNLLSLGFPFLIISYVILTIFWIISWKKRAFVFFFLGLLFFNPVLRWVNFSGDKSSDKPDNTIKVVSFNARNGTFGVKDVEAFVNNQNADVVLLQEYGGNKEYHFENLNEAPQTPIIAIFSKHKIIGHKQLINSDYEYNNAYATQTDIEIKGKTYRFINLYLQPYKFEKSMVKLNGSSDEDEKKVKNIIKRLIPTFKMHQEQIVEVRKAIDHSPYPVILAGDFNSVPNSYEYYHLVDGLQDAFVEAGNGSATSFHDYKLPIRIDYIFTSKSISPTSYKVDRSVKISDHYPIIASFNLSK, encoded by the coding sequence ATGAAAATTCTCCGCCTCATTCTTTTAATAGCACATATAGGAATATTCTTTCTTTTAGTAGGAATGTTGCTGAACGCGTATGTTCCGCCGAAGGTTTTTCCTTGGTTTAATTTATTATCATTAGGATTTCCTTTTTTAATAATTTCCTATGTTATCCTGACAATTTTCTGGATCATAAGCTGGAAGAAAAGGGCTTTTGTTTTCTTTTTTCTCGGGCTGTTGTTTTTTAATCCGGTTTTAAGATGGGTAAATTTTTCCGGAGATAAATCTTCTGATAAACCGGATAACACCATAAAAGTGGTTTCTTTTAACGCAAGAAACGGAACATTTGGAGTGAAAGATGTTGAAGCATTTGTCAATAACCAGAATGCAGACGTCGTTCTGTTACAGGAATATGGTGGAAACAAGGAATATCATTTCGAAAACTTAAACGAAGCGCCTCAGACTCCGATCATTGCCATCTTTTCCAAGCATAAAATTATTGGTCATAAACAGTTGATAAACAGTGATTATGAATACAATAATGCCTATGCAACCCAAACGGATATTGAAATAAAAGGAAAAACATACCGCTTCATCAACTTGTATCTCCAGCCTTATAAGTTTGAGAAAAGTATGGTAAAACTGAATGGTTCCAGTGATGAGGATGAAAAAAAGGTAAAAAATATCATTAAAAGATTAATTCCGACTTTTAAAATGCATCAGGAGCAGATCGTTGAGGTACGCAAAGCAATAGACCATTCTCCGTATCCGGTCATTCTTGCCGGAGATTTCAATTCTGTGCCCAATTCCTACGAATATTATCACTTGGTGGATGGTCTGCAGGACGCCTTCGTAGAAGCCGGAAACGGAAGTGCGACCAGCTTTCACGATTATAAACTTCCCATCAGGATCGACTATATTTTTACGTCAAAATCGATATCACCGACAAGTTATAAGGTAGATCGCTCGGTGAAAATTTCAGACCATTATCCAATAATTGCTAGTTTTAATTTAAGCAAATAA
- a CDS encoding endonuclease/exonuclease/phosphatase family protein has product MKLRQILLFAHLTVVVLLLCTLGNAWIPPNFVGNLNLLSLGFPYLMALHVLFTLIWVFKRKKIAIAFVLGSFLFYNPVRRWINFSPKTENLKSIRDIKVLTFNVKYGDFGWEKVKKYIHDQDADIILVQERDTNRALRQDLVKYPSVILKTKHKIVRQQELITDKSRGNSFYADVDINGKIIRIVNVYLEPFRLHKSMLQFDGFKKEGGKISTLLAHMIPTFKAHEDQIKKIRKVIDLSPYPVILAGDFNSVPNSYEYYSLGKDLQDAFLEAGNGSSSSFHDYKVPLRIDYIFSSKTIIPLSYKVDNSVQLSDHYPVIAEFLLN; this is encoded by the coding sequence ATGAAGCTTCGCCAAATACTGCTATTTGCCCATCTTACCGTTGTCGTTTTACTCCTCTGTACTTTAGGAAATGCCTGGATACCTCCTAATTTTGTGGGAAACCTTAACCTCTTGTCATTGGGATTTCCTTATCTGATGGCCTTACATGTTTTATTTACGCTGATTTGGGTTTTTAAAAGAAAAAAAATTGCTATTGCCTTTGTTTTAGGCTCTTTTTTATTTTATAATCCTGTAAGAAGATGGATCAACTTTTCTCCAAAAACAGAAAATTTAAAATCGATACGAGATATTAAAGTATTAACTTTCAATGTTAAATACGGCGACTTTGGTTGGGAAAAAGTGAAAAAATATATTCATGATCAGGATGCAGATATTATCCTCGTTCAGGAAAGAGATACGAATCGCGCGCTGAGACAGGATCTTGTAAAATATCCTTCGGTGATTTTAAAGACAAAACACAAGATTGTAAGACAGCAGGAGCTTATTACAGACAAATCCAGAGGCAATTCTTTTTATGCAGATGTTGATATCAACGGAAAAATCATAAGAATCGTCAATGTTTATCTGGAACCTTTCAGATTACACAAATCTATGCTTCAGTTTGATGGTTTCAAGAAGGAGGGAGGAAAAATCAGTACGCTTTTGGCGCATATGATTCCGACTTTTAAAGCACATGAAGATCAGATTAAAAAAATCAGGAAAGTAATTGACCTTTCCCCTTATCCGGTGATTTTGGCTGGAGATTTTAATTCTGTTCCGAATTCTTATGAATATTACAGCCTCGGGAAAGACCTTCAGGATGCCTTTTTAGAGGCAGGAAACGGGAGTTCTTCAAGTTTCCATGACTATAAAGTCCCTTTGAGGATTGACTATATTTTCAGTTCAAAAACCATTATTCCATTAAGCTATAAAGTAGATAATTCTGTACAATTATCAGATCACTATCCTGTAATTGCAGAATTTCTATTAAATTAG
- a CDS encoding GH3 auxin-responsive promoter family protein, with product MATKALFNTVVNWFIRQRIDQIQNFMNHPIETQKGILFSQLFHAEDTEYGKKYGFNSISSYQDFKNKVPVVTYEDMEPYIEKARQGHKDVSWPGYIKHFAKSSGTTNAKSKFIPISDESLEYCHMKAGKDMVSIYANNHPENQLFTNKNLRLGGSSELYADFNTKFGDLSAILIDNLPFWVEITTTPSKKVSLMGEWESKLKAIVSEVKNEDVGSILGVPSWMMVLLQRVLKETDVKNISELWPNLEVFFHGGISFKPYRDQYKQIIGKNINYYEIYNASEGFFGIQDRSNSDEMLLMLDYGIFYEFIPMDQFHFSNPKVLSLEDVEVGKNYAMIITTNGGLWRYLIGDTVVFTSINPFRIKITGRTKHYINAFGEELMITNVESALSKACEETNASVSDFTGAPVFMKENEGGAHEWIFEFCKKPDDLDRFIDIFDRHLKAVNSDYEAKRYNNMTLKRPIVHIAKEKLFYHWLESKGKLGGQNKVPRLSNDREYIDPLLELNRSLKFN from the coding sequence ATGGCAACGAAAGCACTTTTCAATACTGTGGTCAATTGGTTTATCCGCCAACGGATAGATCAGATTCAGAATTTCATGAATCATCCTATTGAAACACAGAAAGGTATATTATTTTCCCAGCTATTTCATGCCGAGGATACAGAATACGGCAAGAAGTACGGTTTTAACTCTATTTCAAGTTATCAGGACTTTAAAAATAAAGTTCCGGTCGTTACGTACGAAGATATGGAGCCTTATATTGAAAAAGCGAGACAGGGGCACAAAGATGTGAGCTGGCCGGGATATATCAAGCATTTTGCAAAATCTTCCGGAACTACCAATGCCAAAAGCAAATTCATCCCTATTTCCGATGAAAGCCTTGAGTACTGCCACATGAAAGCAGGAAAAGACATGGTTTCCATCTACGCTAATAATCACCCTGAAAATCAACTATTTACCAATAAAAACCTACGTCTCGGCGGAAGTTCGGAATTGTATGCAGATTTTAATACAAAATTTGGAGACCTTTCTGCGATTCTGATTGATAATCTTCCTTTCTGGGTAGAAATAACCACGACGCCAAGCAAGAAAGTTTCATTGATGGGCGAATGGGAAAGTAAACTGAAAGCCATTGTTTCTGAGGTTAAAAATGAAGATGTGGGAAGTATTCTCGGTGTTCCTAGCTGGATGATGGTGCTTTTACAGAGGGTTTTGAAAGAAACCGATGTTAAAAACATTTCAGAATTGTGGCCCAATCTGGAGGTTTTCTTTCATGGCGGCATCAGTTTTAAGCCTTACAGAGATCAGTATAAGCAGATCATTGGCAAAAACATTAATTATTATGAGATTTACAATGCTTCTGAAGGCTTTTTCGGCATTCAGGACAGGTCGAATAGTGATGAAATGCTCCTGATGCTCGATTATGGTATTTTCTACGAATTTATCCCGATGGATCAGTTTCATTTTTCAAATCCGAAGGTTTTGAGCCTGGAAGATGTGGAAGTGGGAAAAAATTATGCCATGATCATCACTACCAATGGCGGTTTATGGAGATATTTAATCGGTGATACGGTTGTTTTTACCTCGATCAATCCTTTCAGAATAAAAATTACGGGAAGAACGAAACATTATATCAATGCTTTTGGAGAAGAGCTGATGATCACCAATGTAGAATCTGCCCTTTCCAAGGCTTGTGAAGAGACTAATGCATCCGTTTCTGACTTCACAGGGGCCCCGGTTTTCATGAAAGAAAATGAAGGTGGTGCTCATGAATGGATTTTTGAATTTTGTAAAAAACCAGACGATCTAGACCGTTTTATCGATATTTTTGATCGGCACTTAAAAGCCGTGAATTCCGATTACGAAGCTAAACGCTACAACAATATGACCCTGAAACGCCCGATCGTACACATCGCCAAAGAAAAACTATTCTACCACTGGCTGGAATCTAAGGGGAAACTCGGCGGACAGAATAAAGTACCTCGTCTGAGCAACGACAGAGAATATATTGATCCTTTACTGGAGCTGAATAGATCTTTAAAATTTAACTAA
- a CDS encoding BrxA/BrxB family bacilliredoxin produces the protein MYPTDLVMPMKAELTDKGFEDLTSPAQVEEALKQSGTTLLVINSVCGCAAGAARPGVVYSLTGDKKPDHLTTVFAGFDTEAVAEARKHLAPFPPSSPCVALFKDGELVHMLERHHIEGNPAGAIAANLQAAYDEYC, from the coding sequence ATGTATCCAACAGATTTAGTAATGCCTATGAAGGCTGAACTTACAGATAAAGGCTTCGAAGACTTAACTTCTCCGGCTCAGGTAGAAGAAGCATTAAAACAGTCGGGAACGACGCTTTTGGTAATCAATTCCGTATGCGGATGTGCTGCTGGTGCGGCTAGACCGGGAGTTGTTTATTCTTTGACAGGCGATAAAAAACCTGATCACTTAACAACCGTTTTCGCTGGTTTCGATACTGAAGCTGTAGCAGAAGCAAGAAAACATTTGGCGCCATTCCCTCCAAGCTCACCTTGTGTGGCTCTTTTCAAAGACGGAGAATTGGTTCATATGCTTGAAAGACATCACATTGAAGGAAATCCTGCAGGAGCTATCGCTGCAAACCTTCAGGCTGCTTACGACGAATATTGCTAA
- a CDS encoding GatB/YqeY domain-containing protein, translated as MSLENTINEAIKTAMRAKDKVALDSLRAVKSQILLLKTEAKGAEVSAEQEIAILQRMVKQRKDSYDQFAAQGRNDLAEVEEAQMKVIEQFLPKQLSPEELEAEMKNIIAETSAESMKDLGKVMGIASKTLAGKSDGKSISEMAKRLLS; from the coding sequence ATGAGTTTAGAAAATACCATCAACGAAGCTATAAAAACAGCTATGAGAGCTAAAGACAAAGTTGCTTTGGATTCTCTTCGTGCTGTAAAATCTCAAATATTATTGCTGAAAACCGAAGCCAAAGGTGCAGAAGTATCAGCTGAACAGGAAATTGCTATTCTTCAGAGAATGGTAAAACAGCGTAAGGATTCTTACGATCAGTTTGCCGCTCAGGGAAGAAACGACCTTGCTGAAGTGGAAGAAGCTCAGATGAAAGTCATTGAACAATTCTTACCAAAACAGCTTTCTCCCGAAGAACTGGAAGCGGAAATGAAAAATATTATCGCTGAAACCAGCGCTGAATCTATGAAAGATTTAGGAAAAGTAATGGGAATAGCTTCAAAAACATTAGCCGGAAAATCCGACGGAAAAAGCATTTCCGAGATGGCAAAAAGGCTACTTTCATAG